A genomic region of Bombus terrestris chromosome 12, iyBomTerr1.2, whole genome shotgun sequence contains the following coding sequences:
- the LOC100645057 gene encoding something about silencing protein 10 isoform X2: MRNKKSTIKMTEMNEETMDLEDVNIDEVINSEEEYSENERELLRKVRDRQSSESYDSDYEVYGLHNANEQNQDDTENEVQTDSMESDIEGLQEDSNLPNEKAWGKKKKAYYSTDFVDPDYTNISQKDLAQAEMEEEEARNIQKRLAEQLDDIDFGLDFIQTKNDDQKAYESAEQFIKTDLSKLSKRQKQIMMQKESPEFTVLVNDFKDHMAEARDSLAPFLKLIKDGILPNCPTVSFIKTKYHLLLNYCINISFYLMLKAKRLPVNSHPIIKRLAQYRQLLNQLESAQGNLIQEIQEMLTAEREGKVLYNILNGNKININEQKTYRFKEKANCVKRSTNEIINADSLESELKTENVNEEKFLYNSKEKMESTDMPDLVVEDQGKRAITYQIAKNKGLTPYRKKEQRNPRVKHRNKYRKAKIRRKGAIREVRKEVTRYAGEISGIKASVKKSIKLK; this comes from the exons atgagAAATAAAAAGAG CACAATAAAGATGACAGAAATGAACGAAGAAACAATGGATTTagaagatgtaaatatagatgaagTCATAAATTCTGAAGAAGAATACTCAGAAAATGAACGTGAATTACTTAGAAAAGTACGAGATAGACAGTCTTCGGAAAGTTACGATAGTGATTATGAAGTATATGGATTACATAACGCAAATGAACAGAACCAAGATGATACAGAAAATGAAGTCCAGACAGATTCCATGGAATCTGATATTGAAGGATTACAAGAAGATTCCAATTTACCAAATGAAAAAGCTtggggaaaaaagaagaaagcttATTACTCTACTGATTTTGTGGATCCTGATTATACTAATATCAGCCAAAAAGATTTAGCTCAAGCagaaatggaagaagaagaagctagAAATATTCAGAAGAGATTGGCGGAGCAATTGGATGACATTGATTTTGGACTTGATTTTATACAAACAAAAAATGATGATCAAAAGGCATATGAGAGTGCAGAACAATTTATAAAAACAGATCTCAGTAAACTTAGCAAAAGACAAAAGCAAATAATGATGCAGAAGGAAAGTCCTGAATTTACAGTTCTTGTAAATGATTTTAAAG ATCACATGGCAGAAGCAAGAGATTCATTGGCACCATTTCTAAAGTTAATTAAAGATGGTATTCTCCCTAATTGCCCCACAGTTTCTTTCATAAAGACAAAGTACcatcttttattaaattattgtatCAATATCTCTTTCTATTTAATGCTGAAGGCAAAAAGATTGCCTGTTAATTCTCATCCAATTATAAAACGTCTAGCACAATATCGTCAGTTATTAAATCAATTGGAATCTGCACAAGGGAATTTAATACAAGAAATACAGGAAATGTTAACAGCAGAAAGAGAAGGGAAAGTATTGTACAATATATTAAACGGCAATAAAATAAACATCAATGAACAAAAGACATATCGTTTCAAAGAAAAAGCAAATTGTGTAAAAAGATCTACAAATGAAATCATAAATGCGGATTCTTTAGAATCTGAATTGAAAACAGAAAATGTAAATGAAGAAAAGTTTTTGTATAATAGTAAAGAGAAGATGGAAAGTACCGACATGCCAGACCTTGTAGTTGAAGATCAAGGAAAAAGAGCAATTACATATCAAATAGCAAAAAATAAAGGTTTAACGCCATATCGTAAAAAAGAACAACGCAACCCCAGAGTAAAACATagaaataaatatcgtaaagctaAAATTCGTAGGAAAGGAGcg ataAGAGAAGTAAGAAAAGAAGTTACTCGTTACGCTGGAGAGATATCGGGTATTAAAGCTAGTGTAAAGAAAAgtatcaaattgaaataa
- the LOC100646003 gene encoding 10 kDa heat shock protein, mitochondrial has translation MAAANAIKRLIPLFDRVLIQRAEAVTKTKGGIVLPEKAQAKVLQGTVVAIGPGQRNDKGEHIPLSIKVGDVVLLPEYGGTKVELEDNKEFHLFRESDILAKLEV, from the exons ATG gCTGCAGCTAATGCCATTAAGAGACTTATACCTCTATTTGATAGAGTTCTTATACAAAGAGCCGAGGCTGTAACAAAAACAAAAGGTGGTATCGTTTTACCAGAAAAAGCTCAAGCAAAAGTCTTACAAGGAACTGTTGTGGCAATTGGACCGGGACAAAGAAATGAT AAAGGAGAACACATCCCTTTAAGTATTAAAGTTGGTGATGTTGTATTATTGCCAGAATATGGTGGAACTAAGGTAGAACTTGAAGATAAtaaagaatttcatttattccgTGAGTCGGATATACTGGCAAAATTAGAAGTTTAA
- the LOC100645886 gene encoding 39S ribosomal protein L20, mitochondrial yields MVFLTAQLFLRSRGPDEFWRKRQIFKLAAHYIGRRRNCYSIAIRNVHRALLKSTIGRRLKKDDMKELWETRINSAAKEHNSNIKILLEGLGRCNILLNRKSLSTLATWEPRTFKGLSDIACAKTKLGGFKRVANRSMPETVVVEGLIDELD; encoded by the exons ATGGTATTTTTAACTGCCCAATTATTTTTGAGAAGTCGAGGTCCCGATGAATTCTGGCGAAAACGTCAAATATTCAAGCTCGCTGCG caTTATATTGGAAGGAGAAGAAATTGTTATAGTATAGCCATTAGAAATGTACACAGAGCATTACTAAAGTCTACAATAGGGAGACGACTGAAAAAAGACGATATGAAAGAG CTTTGGGAAACCAGAATAAATAGTGCAGCAAAGGAacataatagtaatataaagATTCTATTAGAAGGATTAGGcagatgtaatattttattaaatcgtaAATCTTTATCAACATTAGCTACTTGGGAACCACGAACATTTAAAGGTTTATCTGATATTGCTTGCGCAAAAACAAAACTAGGAGGATTTAAAAGAGTTGCTAATAGATCTATGCCTGAAACTGTTGTAGTTGAAGGATTAATTGACGAACTGGATTGA
- the LOC100645057 gene encoding something about silencing protein 10 isoform X1: MKLNCLRSYINFSIKILIKILSFVEKLVICLLSGTLCVCTIKMTEMNEETMDLEDVNIDEVINSEEEYSENERELLRKVRDRQSSESYDSDYEVYGLHNANEQNQDDTENEVQTDSMESDIEGLQEDSNLPNEKAWGKKKKAYYSTDFVDPDYTNISQKDLAQAEMEEEEARNIQKRLAEQLDDIDFGLDFIQTKNDDQKAYESAEQFIKTDLSKLSKRQKQIMMQKESPEFTVLVNDFKDHMAEARDSLAPFLKLIKDGILPNCPTVSFIKTKYHLLLNYCINISFYLMLKAKRLPVNSHPIIKRLAQYRQLLNQLESAQGNLIQEIQEMLTAEREGKVLYNILNGNKININEQKTYRFKEKANCVKRSTNEIINADSLESELKTENVNEEKFLYNSKEKMESTDMPDLVVEDQGKRAITYQIAKNKGLTPYRKKEQRNPRVKHRNKYRKAKIRRKGAIREVRKEVTRYAGEISGIKASVKKSIKLK, translated from the exons ATGAAATTGAACTGTTTGCGGTCGTACATCAATTTCAGcattaaaattttgattaaaattttatcattcgTAGAAAAATTGGTCATATGTTTACTCTCAGGCACTCTTTGTGTCTG CACAATAAAGATGACAGAAATGAACGAAGAAACAATGGATTTagaagatgtaaatatagatgaagTCATAAATTCTGAAGAAGAATACTCAGAAAATGAACGTGAATTACTTAGAAAAGTACGAGATAGACAGTCTTCGGAAAGTTACGATAGTGATTATGAAGTATATGGATTACATAACGCAAATGAACAGAACCAAGATGATACAGAAAATGAAGTCCAGACAGATTCCATGGAATCTGATATTGAAGGATTACAAGAAGATTCCAATTTACCAAATGAAAAAGCTtggggaaaaaagaagaaagcttATTACTCTACTGATTTTGTGGATCCTGATTATACTAATATCAGCCAAAAAGATTTAGCTCAAGCagaaatggaagaagaagaagctagAAATATTCAGAAGAGATTGGCGGAGCAATTGGATGACATTGATTTTGGACTTGATTTTATACAAACAAAAAATGATGATCAAAAGGCATATGAGAGTGCAGAACAATTTATAAAAACAGATCTCAGTAAACTTAGCAAAAGACAAAAGCAAATAATGATGCAGAAGGAAAGTCCTGAATTTACAGTTCTTGTAAATGATTTTAAAG ATCACATGGCAGAAGCAAGAGATTCATTGGCACCATTTCTAAAGTTAATTAAAGATGGTATTCTCCCTAATTGCCCCACAGTTTCTTTCATAAAGACAAAGTACcatcttttattaaattattgtatCAATATCTCTTTCTATTTAATGCTGAAGGCAAAAAGATTGCCTGTTAATTCTCATCCAATTATAAAACGTCTAGCACAATATCGTCAGTTATTAAATCAATTGGAATCTGCACAAGGGAATTTAATACAAGAAATACAGGAAATGTTAACAGCAGAAAGAGAAGGGAAAGTATTGTACAATATATTAAACGGCAATAAAATAAACATCAATGAACAAAAGACATATCGTTTCAAAGAAAAAGCAAATTGTGTAAAAAGATCTACAAATGAAATCATAAATGCGGATTCTTTAGAATCTGAATTGAAAACAGAAAATGTAAATGAAGAAAAGTTTTTGTATAATAGTAAAGAGAAGATGGAAAGTACCGACATGCCAGACCTTGTAGTTGAAGATCAAGGAAAAAGAGCAATTACATATCAAATAGCAAAAAATAAAGGTTTAACGCCATATCGTAAAAAAGAACAACGCAACCCCAGAGTAAAACATagaaataaatatcgtaaagctaAAATTCGTAGGAAAGGAGcg ataAGAGAAGTAAGAAAAGAAGTTACTCGTTACGCTGGAGAGATATCGGGTATTAAAGCTAGTGTAAAGAAAAgtatcaaattgaaataa